A section of the Gemmatimonadaceae bacterium genome encodes:
- a CDS encoding NADPH-dependent F420 reductase has product MNAVAPIDRRGEAARWPPPADRVPPRPLHVHRIQIFLQVGITHTWPTARLGATIAGPVSFLAFRRSARMRIGILGSGLMGGKLGTLFARAGHQVVFSYSRDAAKLERLAHDAGHRARAGTPADATREADAVLLAVHWSRVDAVLEEAGHISGAVIVTCSLPMDASDATLVVAHTSSGAEELAKKAPGSRVVSAFGTVPSEVLFSVFKARGNTKPPSLVYCGDDTRAKQLAARLIRDVGFDPVDAGPLRIARYMEPFTLLMAQLAYEGSRGAAVDYRLEWRKEKTRL; this is encoded by the coding sequence GTGAACGCGGTGGCACCCATCGATAGACGTGGGGAAGCGGCGCGCTGGCCCCCGCCAGCCGACCGCGTCCCGCCCCGCCCGCTCCATGTCCACCGGATCCAGATCTTCCTCCAAGTCGGCATTACCCACACCTGGCCAACGGCTCGCCTCGGCGCGACCATTGCTGGACCAGTCTCGTTCCTTGCATTCCGAAGGAGCGCGCGCATGCGCATCGGCATTCTCGGTTCCGGCCTCATGGGTGGCAAACTCGGTACGCTCTTCGCGCGTGCCGGTCACCAAGTGGTGTTCAGCTATTCACGCGACGCTGCCAAGCTCGAGCGGTTGGCGCATGACGCGGGGCACAGGGCGCGCGCAGGGACGCCGGCAGACGCCACGCGGGAGGCCGACGCAGTGCTGCTCGCCGTGCACTGGTCCCGCGTCGACGCTGTGCTCGAGGAAGCCGGCCACATTTCGGGCGCCGTGATCGTCACGTGCTCGCTGCCAATGGACGCGAGCGATGCGACGCTCGTCGTTGCGCACACATCGTCCGGCGCGGAAGAGTTGGCGAAGAAGGCGCCCGGGTCGCGTGTCGTATCCGCGTTCGGCACCGTCCCGAGCGAGGTCCTGTTCAGCGTCTTCAAGGCGCGCGGCAATACGAAGCCGCCGAGCCTCGTCTACTGTGGCGACGACACACGAGCGAAACAGCTCGCCGCCCGTTTGATCCGCGATGTGGGATTCGATCCGGTCGATGCGGGTCCCCTTCGGATCGCGCGCTACATGGAGCCGTTCACACTGCTCATGGCGCAGCTCGCGTACGAAGGATCACGAGGCGCGGCCGTGGACTACCGGCTGGAATGGAGGAAGGAGAAGACGCGCCTCTAG
- a CDS encoding FtsX-like permease family protein yields MGATAFTALGGLALCLAALGLYSVIAYGVAHRRHELGVRMALGARSADIVRLVVGESIRFAVSGLLIGGIVSVAAAHWIAPLLFDESPHDPAVFAVVGAVLIVTSLAASWLPARQAARVDPTTALQAG; encoded by the coding sequence ATGGGTGCCACCGCGTTCACTGCGTTGGGCGGCCTCGCACTGTGCCTGGCGGCGCTCGGCCTCTATAGTGTGATCGCGTACGGCGTCGCGCACCGCAGACACGAGTTGGGCGTGCGCATGGCCCTCGGCGCCCGATCGGCAGACATCGTGCGCCTGGTCGTCGGCGAGAGCATTCGATTCGCGGTGAGCGGACTGTTGATCGGCGGCATCGTGAGCGTGGCCGCCGCGCACTGGATCGCGCCGCTGCTATTCGACGAATCGCCGCACGATCCGGCCGTGTTCGCGGTGGTGGGCGCCGTGTTGATCGTGACCTCGCTCGCGGCGAGTTGGCTGCCGGCTCGACAAGCCGCACGCGTAGATCCAACGACAGCGCTACAGGCCGGCTAG
- a CDS encoding cupredoxin domain-containing protein: protein MSSRHRSRLTAIGATAWTLVAGVACSGGSLSSAAHAPYTPVTRTVTITTVPLLVKEDQRVLPFLGADFAKGGVLDGKEVYAFSPSSVTVVEGDTIHFVLINPEDDVHSFVLPDMAVSLPPQKTTTVSYVATRPGIFRFVCSIPAHLPMMWGQLIVLPASSMPGAAREAR, encoded by the coding sequence ATGTCATCACGACACCGCTCTCGCCTAACGGCGATCGGCGCAACCGCCTGGACGCTGGTAGCCGGCGTCGCGTGCAGCGGCGGCAGCTTGTCGAGCGCGGCGCACGCGCCGTACACGCCGGTGACGCGCACGGTCACGATCACGACGGTTCCGCTCCTCGTCAAAGAGGATCAACGGGTTCTGCCCTTCCTCGGTGCGGACTTCGCGAAGGGCGGCGTGCTGGACGGAAAGGAGGTGTATGCGTTCTCTCCGTCGTCGGTGACCGTCGTCGAAGGCGACACCATCCATTTCGTGCTGATCAATCCCGAGGATGACGTACACTCGTTCGTCCTGCCGGACATGGCGGTGTCCCTGCCGCCACAGAAGACGACCACCGTGAGCTACGTCGCCACGCGACCGGGCATCTTCCGGTTCGTGTGCTCGATTCCGGCGCACCTGCCGATGATGTGGGGACAGCTCATCGTGCTGCCGGCGTCGTCGATGCCGGGCGCGGCGCGTGAGGCGCGTTAG
- a CDS encoding ankyrin repeat domain-containing protein, which yields MTQLPERPNLGQLKRQAKDLLRAVKARDAAALARLRTLPAFAHQRNDDALAASAALHDAQSVIAREHGFPSWNALGARVEELTPEAGDAVTQFIEAATDGRPDRAARLLALHPATAHANFYTALLMGDADAVAARLTERPSLASDPGGSRGWLPLVYVCHTALGFGPPHRGDGLVAVARRLLASGADPNTRVPWIHHGVYRPVLWSAVCVAHLLPLAEVLLEAGADPNDGVTLVIAASGGDVTALDLLYAHGADVNQPWATDGSAALYAILTWSESTVGAQWLLDHDADPDPVFPPNGERPLHAVARRGSPELAAELVRRGADPARPRLDGRTPYAVAAMSGNAAVADWLAVHGGASDLSEVDRFVAACSRGDRARAQAMLAANSTLRNEIGPEHYGAFYRAAERGDAIVLDTMLACGFDPNHADDDMGRTGLHAAAMTGQVDTTRVLLARGASVSARDAEFHGTPLVWAAEGQRSHATNARDFAAVGRLLLDAGSPTEWDPGAEPSQSILDIIGAWRRAAAENQ from the coding sequence ATGACGCAGTTACCCGAGCGCCCGAATCTCGGGCAGCTCAAGCGCCAGGCCAAAGACCTGTTGCGCGCAGTGAAAGCCCGTGACGCCGCCGCGCTCGCGCGGCTTCGCACGCTTCCCGCATTCGCCCACCAACGCAACGACGACGCGCTCGCCGCATCGGCCGCGCTGCACGATGCGCAATCGGTGATCGCGCGCGAGCACGGGTTCCCGTCGTGGAACGCGTTGGGCGCGCGCGTGGAGGAGCTCACCCCCGAGGCAGGCGACGCGGTGACGCAGTTCATCGAGGCAGCCACCGACGGCCGTCCCGACCGCGCCGCGCGGCTGCTCGCGCTGCACCCGGCCACCGCGCACGCCAATTTCTACACCGCGCTGCTCATGGGCGATGCGGACGCCGTGGCTGCACGCCTCACGGAGCGGCCGTCGCTGGCGAGCGATCCCGGCGGATCCCGCGGGTGGCTGCCGCTGGTGTACGTCTGCCATACCGCGTTAGGCTTTGGCCCGCCGCATCGCGGCGATGGCCTGGTGGCGGTGGCGCGCCGGCTCCTCGCGTCGGGAGCCGACCCCAATACGCGCGTGCCGTGGATCCACCACGGCGTCTACCGACCGGTCCTGTGGAGCGCCGTGTGCGTGGCGCATCTGCTGCCGCTCGCCGAGGTACTGCTCGAGGCGGGCGCCGACCCGAATGACGGCGTCACGCTCGTCATCGCCGCGAGCGGCGGCGACGTCACGGCGCTCGATCTGCTGTACGCGCATGGCGCCGACGTGAATCAACCGTGGGCGACCGATGGCTCGGCGGCGCTGTATGCGATCCTCACGTGGTCCGAGAGCACCGTCGGCGCGCAATGGCTCCTCGATCACGACGCGGATCCCGATCCCGTCTTCCCGCCTAACGGTGAGAGGCCGCTGCACGCGGTGGCGCGCCGTGGGTCGCCGGAGCTCGCCGCCGAGCTCGTGCGGCGCGGCGCTGATCCGGCACGGCCGCGACTGGATGGACGCACGCCGTACGCCGTGGCGGCGATGTCCGGAAACGCGGCGGTCGCCGACTGGCTCGCTGTGCACGGAGGCGCGAGCGACCTCTCGGAGGTCGACCGGTTCGTCGCCGCGTGCAGCCGCGGTGATCGGGCCCGCGCTCAGGCGATGCTCGCCGCGAATTCGACGTTGCGCAACGAGATCGGGCCCGAGCACTACGGCGCGTTCTACCGCGCCGCCGAGCGCGGAGATGCCATCGTGCTCGACACGATGCTGGCGTGCGGTTTCGATCCGAACCACGCGGACGATGACATGGGCAGGACCGGCCTGCACGCCGCGGCCATGACCGGGCAGGTGGATACGACTCGCGTGCTGCTGGCGCGCGGAGCGTCGGTGTCGGCGCGGGACGCCGAATTTCATGGGACGCCGCTCGTCTGGGCGGCGGAAGGGCAGCGGTCGCACGCGACGAACGCCCGGGACTTCGCGGCCGTTGGGCGGCTGCTTCTCGACGCGGGGTCGCCCACCGAATGGGATCCGGGCGCCGAGCCGTCCCAAAGCATCCTCGACATCATCGGCGCCTGGCGGCGGGCTGCCGCTGAGAATCAGTGA
- the arsN2 gene encoding arsenic resistance N-acetyltransferase ArsN2, translating to MTTSTTAGPASIRRATQDDAGAIQRVLAGADLTIAGVAEIMREHAGDFFVAESSGAQRQIVAVSGLDVRGDMAVLRSVAVHPDWRGRGVGQAVARQAIADADARGIHALYLLTVTAERFFPRFGFERVERARIPHAIAETVEFASACPATAVAMVRDKP from the coding sequence ATGACGACATCGACGACTGCCGGACCAGCTTCCATTCGCCGAGCGACGCAGGACGACGCCGGCGCAATCCAGCGCGTGCTGGCCGGCGCCGATCTGACCATTGCGGGCGTGGCCGAGATCATGAGGGAACATGCCGGCGATTTTTTCGTGGCCGAGTCGAGCGGCGCCCAACGGCAGATCGTCGCGGTGTCCGGCCTGGACGTCCGCGGTGACATGGCGGTGCTGCGTTCCGTGGCCGTGCACCCCGATTGGCGCGGCCGGGGCGTCGGGCAGGCGGTCGCTAGGCAGGCAATCGCCGACGCGGACGCCCGCGGCATTCATGCGCTCTACTTGCTGACGGTGACGGCTGAACGGTTCTTCCCCCGGTTCGGCTTCGAGCGCGTGGAGCGAGCGAGGATTCCACACGCGATCGCCGAGACGGTGGAGTTCGCGTCGGCGTGCCCGGCGACGGCAGTCGCGATGGTACGCGACAAACCTTGA
- a CDS encoding arsenite methyltransferase: protein MTENGGKGSVEADRLRDVVRERYGSIARQVARGESGVSCCEPSSSAGCCGTTRQSCDPISANLYDDGQVAGLPSEALVASLGCGNPTALAELHEGDVVLDLGSGGGIDVLLSAKRVGLTGKVYGLDMTDEMLALALENAANAGASNVDFLKGHIEAIPLPSNRVDVIISNCVINLSGDKRAVLAESFRVLKPGGRFAVSDVVVRGGLPDVVKASMPLWTGCVAGALEEQEFIDLLTEVGFENATIEPARVYTRDDAAALLAGTGLDVGLADQVAGRIMSGFVRATKPRTTR from the coding sequence ATGACCGAGAACGGTGGCAAGGGATCCGTGGAAGCCGACCGGCTTCGCGACGTCGTGCGAGAGCGCTATGGCAGCATCGCGAGACAGGTGGCTCGAGGAGAGAGCGGTGTGTCCTGCTGCGAGCCGTCGAGCTCGGCAGGCTGCTGCGGGACCACGCGCCAGTCGTGCGATCCCATCAGTGCGAATCTGTACGATGACGGACAAGTCGCGGGCCTGCCATCGGAGGCGCTGGTCGCGTCGCTCGGCTGCGGGAATCCGACGGCCCTGGCCGAGCTGCACGAGGGCGACGTCGTGCTCGACCTGGGTTCGGGCGGCGGCATCGACGTACTGCTGTCGGCGAAGCGCGTCGGCCTAACCGGGAAGGTGTACGGGTTGGACATGACGGACGAGATGCTGGCGCTGGCGCTCGAGAACGCGGCGAACGCGGGCGCGTCGAACGTCGACTTTCTCAAGGGCCATATCGAGGCGATCCCGCTCCCATCCAATCGCGTCGATGTGATCATCTCGAATTGCGTCATCAACCTGTCGGGCGACAAGCGCGCCGTGCTCGCCGAGTCGTTCCGCGTGCTCAAGCCCGGCGGCCGATTCGCCGTGAGCGACGTCGTGGTGCGCGGCGGGCTGCCCGATGTTGTCAAGGCGAGCATGCCGCTCTGGACGGGGTGCGTGGCCGGCGCACTGGAGGAGCAGGAGTTCATCGATCTCCTAACGGAAGTCGGCTTCGAGAACGCGACCATCGAGCCGGCGCGCGTCTACACGCGCGACGATGCAGCTGCTCTGCTCGCCGGCACGGGTCTCGATGTCGGCCTTGCCGATCAAGTCGCGGGAAGGATAATGAGTGGATTCGTGCGCGCCACGAAACCCAGGACAACACGATGA
- a CDS encoding metalloregulator ArsR/SmtB family transcription factor, translated as MRRSARLFHALSDDTRVALVAMLRDGERCVCELQDALGAAQSRLSFHLKVLKDAGLVSDRKDGRWVYYSLRRDAFVEMEHAVAGLAPRRRAMPVRQASGCCT; from the coding sequence ATGCGCCGGTCCGCCCGGCTGTTCCACGCGCTTTCGGACGACACGCGGGTGGCGCTCGTCGCCATGCTGCGCGACGGCGAGCGCTGCGTGTGCGAGCTGCAGGATGCGTTAGGCGCGGCCCAGTCCCGGCTGTCGTTCCATCTCAAGGTGCTCAAGGACGCGGGACTGGTGTCCGACCGGAAGGATGGCCGCTGGGTCTACTACTCGCTGCGCCGCGACGCGTTCGTCGAGATGGAGCACGCCGTGGCCGGACTCGCGCCGCGACGCCGCGCCATGCCGGTGCGTCAGGCGTCCGGGTGTTGCACCTGA
- a CDS encoding VOC family protein, producing MRSNDRVDAGDRGDAETPGRFGEAPRGFRLPSATRVGPVRLDIADLGRSLDYYTRVIGLRVLDRGARHASLGAHGSVRPLVLLDERRGAAPAPRRGRLGLYHFAILLPDRASLGRFVRHLAASGERAGSADHLVSEALYLQDPDNLGIEVYADRPRDTWRRQGGQVVMATDPIDVAGLLAAAGDTAWTGMPLGTEMGHVHLHVGDIDRAAAFYADGLGFDRTAWNYPGALFMSAGGYHHHLGANTWAGAGARAPDEGDARLAEWTLEVPNAEAVAGVLESLRAAGHAAERDGGDVVARDPWGTTVRLRARGESR from the coding sequence GTGCGGTCCAACGACCGTGTGGACGCCGGCGACCGCGGAGACGCGGAGACGCCGGGCCGTTTCGGCGAGGCGCCGCGCGGATTTCGGCTGCCGTCTGCCACGCGGGTCGGGCCGGTGCGGCTCGACATCGCCGATTTGGGGCGGTCGCTCGACTACTACACGCGCGTCATCGGCCTCCGGGTGCTCGATCGCGGCGCGCGTCACGCGTCGCTCGGAGCTCACGGTTCCGTTAGGCCGCTGGTGTTGCTCGACGAGCGCCGCGGCGCCGCTCCGGCGCCGCGCCGAGGCCGGCTCGGCCTCTATCACTTCGCGATCCTGCTGCCCGATCGCGCCTCGCTCGGCCGGTTCGTGCGACACCTGGCTGCATCCGGCGAACGCGCCGGGTCGGCGGATCACCTGGTGAGCGAAGCGTTGTACCTGCAGGACCCGGACAACCTCGGCATCGAGGTGTATGCCGATCGCCCGCGAGACACATGGCGGCGGCAGGGCGGGCAGGTGGTGATGGCCACCGATCCCATCGACGTGGCGGGCCTGCTGGCGGCCGCGGGGGATACGGCCTGGACCGGGATGCCGTTAGGCACGGAGATGGGACACGTGCACCTCCACGTCGGCGACATCGATCGGGCGGCGGCCTTTTACGCCGATGGCCTGGGATTCGACCGGACGGCGTGGAACTATCCGGGCGCGCTATTCATGAGCGCGGGCGGATACCACCACCACCTCGGCGCGAACACGTGGGCGGGTGCCGGTGCGCGCGCGCCGGACGAGGGTGACGCGCGCCTCGCCGAGTGGACGCTCGAAGTGCCTAACGCCGAGGCGGTTGCGGGCGTCCTCGAGAGTCTCCGTGCGGCGGGCCACGCGGCGGAGCGCGATGGCGGCGACGTGGTGGCGCGGGATCCATGGGGCACGACGGTGCGGTTACGGGCGCGAGGCGAGTCGCGGTAG
- a CDS encoding ATP-binding protein, translating into MKSASGNVEATGPSAELDADRNSSLFAGGGEMGERMRTFDWASTPLGCPDQWPQSLKTCVRIMLTSRQPIWIGWGEQLIFMYNDAYRPIIGGRHPHALGQPTSVIWHEVWDVIGPMLTTAMRGDRGTYVEAQLLIMERNGYEEETYYTFSYSPVPDDAGNTGGIICANTDDTRRVIGERQTALLRDIAAKSSEARTAEDACRLAAKAIDENPRDVPLALVYLIDAGDPSRAVLTAVSGLYAQRASPAPWIVATDGAFFPEAVAQSEDATFRLLDLPSSFGASLTGRWRRPPTRAAVLPIAAQGDSRPAGVLIAGINPLRQIDDDYRRFLKLVASQISAGIGNAQAFDAQRERADALLALDRAKTAFFSNVSHEFRTPLTLLLAPAEEALTDQHTTSANRERLGIVHRNGLRLLKLVNSLLDFSRIEAGRMQAVYEPTDLAAYTAEVASSFRSAVERADLRLVVEGGALPEPVFIDRDMWEKVVLNLLSNAFKHTFEGEIRVTVDSDDHRARLVVRDSGVGIPSDQLARIFDRFHRVPNARSRTHEGTGIGLALVQELVKLQGGTIDVESTPGYGTAFTVAIPFGAAHLPPDRVTREPHREHDLERTVSVTATYVEEALRWLPTDTSAPDRDAAASPASADPVVQHPTVVVADDNGDMREYVTRLLRERGMRVVPVSNGAEALDAIRIARPNVVLSDVMMPELDGFQLLRAVRADQRVASVPFILLSARAGEEARVEGLHAGADDYLVKPFSAKELLSRVDSQVRRARDLAHERRRADDEQRLRVAIESERARFRSLFVQAPAAIAVLRGPDHVFEIANQAYLAMVGNRPVLGQPVHEAIPDLVGQGVYEAFDTVYETGRPFAASEFRAEFDADNDGVAEEHFYNFVCQPIRGSEDTVEALFFHAVEVTDLVRARREAERTRADAEEANRAKSDFLAAMSHELRTPLNAIAGHAELLDMGIHGPVTAGQHEALGRIQRSEAHLLSLINDILNFAKLEAGRVEYQLDDVRPWEVVQEVLTMVHPMLVGRQLTSEVRVSREVVARGDREKIKQIVLNLLSNAMKFTDAGGHIEIDTPRRATGDTPDGVVLLRVWDTGIGIPRDRQDIVFDPFVQIHRKLTHSTEGTGLGLAISRDLARGMGGDLRVRSTEGGGSAFTLSLQSAARAGND; encoded by the coding sequence ATGAAATCTGCCTCAGGAAACGTGGAGGCCACAGGCCCATCCGCGGAGTTGGACGCGGATCGGAACAGCTCGCTCTTTGCCGGTGGAGGCGAGATGGGCGAGCGGATGCGCACGTTCGACTGGGCGTCGACGCCGCTGGGCTGCCCCGACCAGTGGCCGCAGAGTCTCAAGACGTGCGTGCGCATCATGCTGACATCGCGCCAGCCGATCTGGATCGGCTGGGGTGAGCAGCTGATCTTCATGTACAACGACGCCTACAGACCCATCATCGGCGGCCGTCATCCGCACGCGCTCGGTCAGCCCACGTCGGTCATCTGGCACGAGGTGTGGGATGTGATCGGTCCGATGCTGACGACCGCCATGCGTGGCGACCGCGGGACGTACGTCGAAGCACAGCTCCTCATCATGGAGCGCAACGGCTACGAGGAGGAGACGTACTACACCTTCTCGTATAGCCCCGTACCGGATGACGCAGGTAACACGGGAGGCATCATCTGTGCGAACACCGATGACACCCGGCGCGTCATCGGCGAACGGCAGACGGCCCTGCTCCGCGATATCGCCGCCAAGTCATCTGAAGCGCGCACGGCGGAAGACGCGTGCCGGCTCGCCGCCAAGGCGATCGACGAGAATCCGCGTGACGTCCCGTTGGCGCTCGTGTACTTGATCGACGCCGGCGACCCATCGCGAGCCGTCCTAACCGCGGTGTCGGGACTCTATGCCCAACGCGCTTCGCCCGCGCCGTGGATCGTGGCGACGGACGGAGCCTTCTTTCCGGAGGCCGTGGCGCAATCCGAGGACGCGACCTTCCGCCTGCTGGACCTGCCCTCGAGCTTCGGGGCATCCCTCACCGGACGATGGCGGCGGCCACCGACGCGGGCGGCCGTCCTCCCCATCGCCGCCCAGGGTGACAGCCGACCCGCAGGCGTTCTGATCGCGGGTATCAATCCCCTGCGACAGATCGACGACGACTACCGTCGATTTCTCAAGCTCGTCGCGTCACAGATTTCAGCGGGCATCGGCAACGCGCAGGCGTTTGACGCGCAGCGCGAGCGCGCCGACGCGCTGCTCGCCCTCGACCGTGCGAAGACCGCGTTCTTCTCGAACGTCAGCCACGAGTTTCGCACCCCGCTCACGCTGTTGCTCGCGCCGGCCGAAGAGGCCCTCACCGACCAGCACACGACCAGCGCCAACCGCGAACGGTTAGGCATCGTCCACCGCAACGGCCTGCGCCTGCTCAAGCTCGTGAATTCCCTGCTCGACTTCTCGCGCATCGAGGCCGGGCGCATGCAGGCGGTATACGAGCCGACCGACCTGGCCGCCTACACGGCAGAAGTCGCGTCGAGCTTCCGCTCGGCCGTCGAGCGCGCGGATCTGCGGCTCGTCGTCGAGGGCGGCGCGCTGCCCGAGCCGGTGTTCATCGATCGCGACATGTGGGAAAAAGTGGTGCTGAACCTGCTGTCCAACGCGTTCAAGCACACCTTCGAAGGCGAGATTCGCGTGACGGTCGATTCCGACGATCACCGGGCGCGCCTGGTGGTGCGCGACAGCGGCGTCGGGATTCCCTCCGACCAGCTGGCGCGCATCTTCGACCGCTTCCACCGCGTGCCTAACGCGCGCAGCCGGACGCACGAAGGCACCGGCATCGGGCTGGCGCTGGTGCAGGAGCTGGTGAAGCTGCAGGGCGGGACGATCGACGTCGAGAGCACACCGGGATACGGCACCGCATTCACCGTCGCGATCCCGTTCGGCGCGGCGCACCTTCCGCCCGATCGCGTGACACGCGAGCCGCATCGCGAGCACGACCTCGAGCGCACCGTCTCCGTCACTGCCACCTACGTCGAAGAGGCGCTGCGCTGGCTGCCCACCGACACCTCGGCACCCGATCGGGACGCCGCGGCCTCGCCGGCGAGCGCCGACCCGGTCGTCCAGCATCCGACGGTGGTGGTCGCCGACGACAACGGCGACATGCGCGAGTACGTGACGCGCCTGCTGCGCGAGCGCGGCATGCGAGTGGTCCCAGTGTCTAACGGAGCCGAGGCGCTCGATGCGATCCGCATCGCCCGGCCTAACGTTGTATTGAGCGACGTCATGATGCCCGAGCTGGATGGCTTCCAGCTGCTGCGTGCGGTCCGCGCCGATCAGCGCGTCGCCTCGGTGCCGTTCATCCTCTTGTCGGCGCGGGCCGGCGAAGAAGCCCGGGTGGAAGGACTGCACGCCGGCGCCGACGACTACCTCGTGAAACCGTTCAGCGCGAAGGAGCTCCTCTCGCGCGTCGACTCCCAGGTGCGCCGCGCGCGCGACCTCGCGCACGAGCGCCGACGCGCCGATGACGAGCAGCGCCTGCGCGTTGCGATCGAATCCGAGCGGGCGCGCTTTCGCAGCTTGTTCGTGCAAGCCCCGGCCGCCATCGCCGTGCTGCGCGGCCCCGATCACGTCTTCGAGATCGCCAACCAGGCGTACCTCGCCATGGTCGGCAACCGCCCGGTGCTCGGCCAGCCGGTGCACGAAGCGATTCCGGATCTCGTCGGACAGGGCGTCTACGAGGCCTTCGACACCGTGTACGAAACCGGCCGGCCCTTCGCCGCGAGCGAGTTTCGCGCCGAATTCGATGCCGACAACGACGGCGTCGCCGAAGAACACTTTTACAACTTCGTGTGTCAGCCCATCCGCGGCAGCGAGGATACGGTCGAAGCGCTGTTTTTCCACGCCGTCGAAGTCACCGATCTCGTGCGCGCCCGCCGCGAAGCCGAGCGCACACGGGCGGATGCGGAGGAAGCGAATCGCGCCAAATCGGATTTCCTGGCGGCAATGAGCCACGAGCTCCGAACGCCGCTCAACGCGATTGCTGGACACGCCGAGCTGCTCGACATGGGCATCCATGGCCCGGTCACCGCCGGCCAGCACGAAGCGTTAGGCAGAATTCAGCGGAGCGAAGCGCACCTGCTGTCGCTCATCAACGACATTCTCAACTTCGCCAAGCTCGAAGCCGGCCGCGTGGAGTACCAGCTCGACGATGTCAGGCCGTGGGAGGTCGTGCAGGAAGTGCTGACGATGGTGCATCCGATGCTCGTCGGCCGCCAGCTGACGTCCGAGGTGCGCGTCTCGCGCGAAGTCGTGGCGCGCGGCGACCGGGAAAAAATCAAGCAGATCGTGCTCAACCTCTTGTCGAACGCCATGAAGTTCACGGACGCCGGCGGTCACATCGAGATCGACACGCCGCGCCGCGCAACGGGCGATACCCCGGACGGGGTCGTCTTACTCCGCGTGTGGGACACCGGCATCGGCATCCCGCGCGACCGTCAGGACATCGTGTTCGACCCGTTCGTGCAAATCCATCGGAAGCTGACGCACAGCACCGAAGGTACGGGGCTCGGACTCGCGATCAGCCGGGACTTGGCGCGCGGCATGGGCGGCGATCTCCGCGTTCGGAGCACGGAGGGCGGCGGGTCCGCCTTCACGCTGTCGTTGCAATCGGCGGCGCGCGCAGGCAACGACTGA
- a CDS encoding SDR family oxidoreductase — MKEVIVVTGASAGLGRAIVRRFARDGAAIGLIARGRERLEQTAFEVESLGGRALMLPLDVADADAVEAAAARVEAELGPIDVWINNAMVSVYSPIKQMSAAEFRRVTEVTYLGYVHGTLAALKRMLPRNRGVIIQVGSALAHRSIPLQSAYCASKHAIMGFHESLLSELIHDGSKVRTTMVQMPAMNTPQFDWAKSRLPRQPQPVPPIYQPEVGADAVHHAVRHDVGREFLVSWSTIKAVVGEKLVPAYIDRDLGRSGYAAEETRTPVEPDRPDNLWHPVSGDFAAHGRFDDRSRSSSVELWMAKRKPWLTLGAAVVGAVIAGAAITTRHDDG, encoded by the coding sequence ATGAAAGAAGTCATCGTCGTCACCGGTGCGTCGGCAGGGTTAGGCAGGGCGATCGTCCGGCGGTTTGCGCGCGACGGCGCGGCCATCGGGCTCATCGCGCGCGGCCGCGAACGCCTCGAGCAAACGGCCTTCGAGGTCGAGTCGCTCGGCGGACGCGCGCTGATGCTTCCGTTAGACGTCGCCGACGCCGACGCCGTCGAAGCCGCCGCGGCGCGCGTCGAGGCGGAACTCGGCCCGATCGACGTCTGGATCAACAACGCCATGGTGTCCGTCTACTCGCCGATCAAGCAGATGAGCGCCGCGGAGTTTCGCCGCGTCACCGAAGTCACCTATCTCGGGTACGTTCACGGCACGCTGGCGGCGCTCAAGCGGATGCTGCCGCGCAACCGCGGCGTGATCATCCAGGTCGGCTCGGCGCTGGCGCACCGCAGCATTCCGCTGCAGTCGGCGTACTGCGCGTCCAAACATGCGATCATGGGATTTCACGAGTCGCTGCTCAGCGAGCTCATCCACGACGGCAGCAAGGTGCGCACGACCATGGTGCAGATGCCGGCGATGAATACGCCGCAGTTCGATTGGGCGAAGAGCCGCCTGCCCCGCCAGCCCCAACCCGTGCCGCCGATCTATCAACCCGAGGTGGGCGCCGATGCCGTGCACCATGCCGTTAGGCACGACGTCGGACGCGAGTTCCTCGTGAGCTGGTCCACGATCAAAGCGGTGGTGGGCGAGAAGCTCGTGCCGGCGTACATCGACCGCGACCTCGGCAGGAGCGGCTACGCGGCCGAGGAAACCCGGACGCCGGTGGAACCGGATCGCCCCGACAACCTCTGGCATCCGGTGTCCGGCGATTTCGCCGCGCACGGCCGATTCGACGACCGGTCGCGCTCATCGAGCGTCGAGCTGTGGATGGCAAAACGGAAGCCGTGGCTCACGTTAGGCGCCGCCGTGGTCGGCGCCGTCATCGCCGGGGCCGCGATCACCACTCGGCACGACGATGGGTGA